A stretch of DNA from Planococcus antarcticus DSM 14505:
GGAGAACACGATTTCGTAAGTCATTCAACAGAAACAGCAATTAATGAAGATATGGCTCTTGAGTGGGATGCAGCAGAACAATATGCGGTAACAGTTGATGGAAAAGCGACTTCAGCTTGGACAACTGGAAATACCGTGTCAGAGATTTTAGAAACAGCAAATATTGAACTTACAAAATACGATAAAGTATCACCAGCATTAGAAGATCAGGTAGATGAAGAAACTACAATTTCGGTAGAAAAAGCGTACGAAGTTACCATCCAAGATGGTCTTGAAGAAAAGAAAGTACGGTCTACTTCGACTACGGTAGCTGACCTTTTAAAGCAACATAAAGTCTCTTTAGGCAAACTGGACAGAGTAGAAAGCGAAATGGACGAATTGGTCCTTCCGAATTCAGAAGTCAAAGTAGTTCGTGTCGAAAAGGTCACCGATATAGTCGAGGATTCTGTGAAATATGCAGTAGAAACGAAAAAAGACAACTCACTTCTTAAAGGCAGTGAAAAACTTGTTCAAAAAGGCACCAATGGCGTAGTAGAGAAAACCTACGAAGTGGTTAAGGAAAACGGCAAGGAAGTAAAGCGTGACCTTAAAAACGAAAAAGTCGTAAAAGAGCCTACTAAACAAGTAACAGCGGTAGGAACGAAAACTGTTGTAGCCAGCGTTTCGCGGGGCACTCAAGCAAAAGCAGCAGCCCCAGCAGCAAAAGCGGAGCCTGTGAAGCAGGCAGCACCTGCACAGGAAAAACAAAAGGCGGCACCTCAACAGGAAAAAGCAACTGTCAAAACGGCTTCAGTTAAAAAAGCACCAGCAGCACCAGCGAAAGCGGAACCTGTCAAAACAGCACCAGCAGAAAAAGAACCATCAGGCGGCAAAGAATTTTACGTTTCAGCAACAGCCTATACTGCGAGCTGTGCAGGTTGTTCAGGAATTACAGCCACCGGAATCAATTTGCATAGCAATCCAGGTCTTAAAGTAATTGCAGTAGACCCTAACGTCATTCCATTAGGCTCCAAAGTTTGGGTCGAAGGATACGGAAATGCAATTGCAGGCGATACGGGCGGAGCAATTAAAGGCAATAAAATCGATTTATTTATGGCCAATAAATCCGATGCTTTGTCATTCGGACGCAAACAAGTAAAAGTTAGAATCCTTAACTAATCTACCGCATGTTCAGCTACAGGCTTTCCTGGGATATTTCCCGGGAAAGCTTTTTACATGCCCACCCGCGAACGTGTAGAATAAACAAGAAGCCTGAAAAGAGGAATCTTATAAATGAAGATAAATGAAATTATAGTAGTTGAAGGAAAAGACGATACAGTAGCGATTAAGCGTGCAGTTGATGCCGACACGATCGAAACGAACGGTTCAGCGATTACGACAGAGACGTTACAGCGGATTGCTCATGCACAGCAGAAGCGAGGAGTCATTGTTTTTACAGATCCCGATTATCCCGGGCGGCGGATCCGTGCTATTATTGAAGAACATGTGCCTCAGGCCAAGCATGCATTTTTGGCTAAAGAAAAAACGATTGCCAAAAACGGCAAAGGCTTAGGAATCGAGCATGCCCGTGATGAAGACATCCGTGAAGCCTTGCAAGCTGTCTATACGCCGCTGCAAGAAGAACGCGCTGTAGAAATTACCATGGAAGATCTGATTGATGCAGGGCTTGTCGCTCACCCACAAGCCAAGCAGCGTCGCATCCAAATCGGCAATGATCTGCAGATCGGCTATACCAACGGCAAGCAGCTCCAGAA
This window harbors:
- a CDS encoding G5 and 3D domain-containing protein, producing the protein MSNEVNITKSSKLFKGKSLAVTIATVLLFAAVLTFAIYEGTKNTVTVTANGEKEEVRTHAETVGAFLKEQDIKPGEHDFVSHSTETAINEDMALEWDAAEQYAVTVDGKATSAWTTGNTVSEILETANIELTKYDKVSPALEDQVDEETTISVEKAYEVTIQDGLEEKKVRSTSTTVADLLKQHKVSLGKLDRVESEMDELVLPNSEVKVVRVEKVTDIVEDSVKYAVETKKDNSLLKGSEKLVQKGTNGVVEKTYEVVKENGKEVKRDLKNEKVVKEPTKQVTAVGTKTVVASVSRGTQAKAAAPAAKAEPVKQAAPAQEKQKAAPQQEKATVKTASVKKAPAAPAKAEPVKTAPAEKEPSGGKEFYVSATAYTASCAGCSGITATGINLHSNPGLKVIAVDPNVIPLGSKVWVEGYGNAIAGDTGGAIKGNKIDLFMANKSDALSFGRKQVKVRILN
- the rnmV gene encoding ribonuclease M5, translating into MKINEIIVVEGKDDTVAIKRAVDADTIETNGSAITTETLQRIAHAQQKRGVIVFTDPDYPGRRIRAIIEEHVPQAKHAFLAKEKTIAKNGKGLGIEHARDEDIREALQAVYTPLQEERAVEITMEDLIDAGLVAHPQAKQRRIQIGNDLQIGYTNGKQLQKRLYMFGISKDQFIKAVKALTQEENQ